One window of the Nocardia terpenica genome contains the following:
- a CDS encoding pentapeptide repeat-containing protein, with product MRADTPAGQVVAALARDTPAFRDCGPHLDGLLAALARTAPDPGVAGSRGGVPPKTRAELVRAIQAGVDLLGADLTGVDLADAVLDRAHLVRARLTRADLSRAQLVGADLTRADLYRARLDDADLRAARLAHADCNQARMRKTILSGSDLVRANLMQADLFQAVLGHADLTRALLWKTDLLSADLSHAVLHKAKIVGARLTFARLVEADLTDATLRAAKLNSADLTGADLRGTRLWLADLDGTRLDGATWSSGTRWPRKMTEQIRARSDEVAPKVYEVVR from the coding sequence ATGCGCGCTGACACCCCCGCAGGCCAGGTGGTTGCCGCGTTGGCTCGTGACACGCCCGCCTTCCGCGACTGCGGGCCACACCTCGACGGCCTGCTTGCGGCACTGGCACGCACCGCGCCGGACCCGGGCGTCGCCGGTTCTCGTGGCGGCGTGCCGCCGAAGACCCGCGCGGAGCTGGTTCGGGCGATCCAGGCCGGGGTCGATCTCCTCGGCGCGGACCTGACCGGTGTCGACCTGGCCGACGCCGTGCTCGATCGGGCGCACCTGGTGCGAGCGCGGTTGACGCGCGCCGATCTCAGTCGCGCACAGTTGGTGGGTGCGGACCTGACGCGGGCGGACTTGTACCGCGCCCGGCTCGATGACGCCGATCTGCGCGCCGCTCGGCTCGCCCACGCCGACTGCAATCAGGCACGAATGCGCAAGACCATACTGTCTGGCTCGGATTTGGTGCGCGCCAATCTGATGCAGGCCGATCTGTTCCAAGCCGTCCTCGGCCACGCCGACCTGACTCGGGCATTGCTGTGGAAGACGGACCTGCTCAGTGCCGATCTGTCCCACGCCGTTCTGCACAAGGCGAAAATCGTCGGCGCCCGGCTCACCTTCGCCCGCCTTGTCGAGGCCGACCTGACCGATGCCACCCTGCGCGCCGCCAAACTCAACTCCGCCGACCTGACCGGCGCCGATCTGCGCGGCACCAGGCTGTGGCTGGCCGACCTGGACGGCACTCGGCTCGACGGTGCGACCTGGAGCAGCGGCACCAGATGGCCGAGGAAGATGACCGAACAGATCCGCGCCCGATCGGACGAGGTCGCCCCGAAGGTGTACGAAGTCGTGCGGTAG
- a CDS encoding DUF6841 family protein — MANKTMAKPGARGKVDIGPTISRFASIADEVSDWYTLYSQVFIDEVTSAEPDPAGLLDYYAIPMWMVTPARTVVVDEPRKMFDVINEEFRRMLATGYASAHDEDRVVRVLDERSVIVEATWVRYNRAGEEIERNRSQSTAVRTDKGWRIAIMSNVELD; from the coding sequence ATGGCGAACAAAACGATGGCCAAGCCCGGCGCTCGCGGGAAGGTCGACATCGGTCCGACGATTTCGCGGTTCGCGTCGATCGCTGATGAGGTATCGGACTGGTACACCCTCTACAGCCAGGTATTCATCGACGAGGTCACCAGCGCCGAACCGGACCCGGCGGGCCTGCTGGATTACTACGCGATCCCGATGTGGATGGTGACTCCGGCCCGGACTGTGGTGGTCGACGAACCGCGGAAGATGTTCGATGTGATCAATGAGGAATTCCGCAGGATGCTGGCCACGGGCTATGCCAGTGCCCACGACGAGGACCGCGTCGTGCGGGTCCTCGACGAGCGGTCGGTGATCGTCGAGGCGACCTGGGTCCGTTACAACAGGGCGGGCGAGGAGATCGAGCGGAACCGAAGCCAGAGCACCGCCGTGCGCACCGACAAGGGCTGGCGGATCGCGATCATGTCCAACGTCGAGCTGGACTGA
- a CDS encoding ADP-ribosyltransferase, giving the protein MVKATWMVGSVGEGDGVGLSTRTPTQSGMGKVMSRPSRSRPPDRAVPAARGAAGRDAAVATAAKWAAPIRAVIVAWKSEKRIEQGIAIEQDLVAESRSLQQIEHLGQDLQKMEADAGAATAPAAVNLNAVDRAALWDYTGPDAERLNWVLRNDCAGARDKLITDDINSALAKLPDYQGPVTRRLTLSEEELAKFGEGRTWTPNAFTSSAKTPEAAFDKPVEMQILSKHGKDISQFARKPEEQEVLFGTNASFEIVRKFVDPATGRTVIRMIER; this is encoded by the coding sequence ATGGTGAAGGCGACCTGGATGGTCGGGTCAGTCGGTGAAGGTGACGGTGTCGGGCTCTCGACGAGGACGCCGACGCAGTCGGGTATGGGGAAGGTGATGTCGAGGCCGTCGAGGTCGCGCCCGCCAGATCGCGCTGTTCCCGCGGCGCGCGGTGCTGCGGGTCGGGATGCCGCTGTCGCCACCGCCGCCAAATGGGCCGCCCCCATCCGTGCGGTCATCGTGGCGTGGAAAAGCGAGAAACGCATCGAGCAGGGAATCGCGATCGAGCAGGACCTCGTCGCCGAATCCCGGTCATTGCAGCAGATCGAGCACCTCGGCCAGGACCTGCAGAAGATGGAGGCCGACGCCGGTGCCGCCACCGCCCCCGCCGCGGTGAACCTCAACGCTGTGGATCGGGCGGCCCTGTGGGACTACACCGGCCCAGATGCGGAGAGGCTGAACTGGGTGCTACGCAACGACTGCGCCGGTGCCCGCGACAAACTGATCACCGACGACATCAACTCCGCGCTCGCGAAACTGCCCGACTACCAGGGGCCGGTCACCCGCCGCCTGACCTTGTCGGAGGAGGAGCTCGCGAAGTTTGGGGAAGGTAGAACCTGGACACCCAACGCATTCACCTCCAGCGCGAAGACCCCGGAAGCCGCATTCGACAAGCCGGTGGAGATGCAGATCCTGTCCAAGCACGGCAAAGACATCTCCCAGTTCGCGCGCAAACCCGAAGAGCAGGAAGTGCTGTTCGGCACGAACGCTTCCTTCGAAATCGTCCGCAAATTCGTCGATCCCGCGACTGGGCGTACCGTCATCCGAATGATCGAACGATAG
- a CDS encoding VOC family protein: MSDNAHEQQADGAIAVALHHVAIIVSDVERALQFYCGTLGLTQRTDRPDLGPGAWLNIGDRQLHLMQATVPPDNGQHLALLVDQLDTAVDRLRAQGLTVSDPVSLAPGHRQSMLSDPDGNLVELHQLTPA, translated from the coding sequence ATGTCCGACAACGCACACGAGCAACAGGCCGACGGCGCGATCGCTGTCGCGTTGCACCACGTCGCCATCATCGTCAGCGACGTGGAGCGAGCGCTGCAATTCTATTGCGGCACACTCGGATTAACCCAGCGGACCGATCGCCCCGACCTCGGGCCCGGCGCCTGGCTCAACATCGGCGACCGGCAACTCCACCTCATGCAGGCCACCGTCCCGCCCGACAACGGCCAGCACCTCGCCCTGCTCGTCGACCAGCTCGACACCGCGGTGGACAGGCTACGAGCACAGGGCCTGACCGTGTCCGATCCGGTCTCACTGGCACCAGGACATCGGCAGTCCATGCTGTCCGATCCCGACGGCAACCTCGTAGAACTGCATCAGCTGACCCCAGCCTGA